In one Nicotiana tomentosiformis chromosome 6, ASM39032v3, whole genome shotgun sequence genomic region, the following are encoded:
- the LOC104088815 gene encoding uncharacterized protein, with amino-acid sequence MDQNVPVMAKKFWKIVRVPFFILRKGLSKRKLMFDLNLLMKRGKIAGKAAIQNLMFHHNNNTCPSSTSSSKEYYEFSCSNSPAFHLPFNLNKRSKHNHHHETDGDVLMVNAAVLKALEMIQSETASPGFGRTPTVRQLRVTDSPFPLRDGEGNSHVDEKADEFISRFYRDLRREASAFA; translated from the coding sequence ATGGATCAAAATGTACCAGTAATGGCAAAAAAGTTCTGGAAAATAGTCCGAGTGCCTTTTTTCATACTGAGGAAAGGCTTATCAAAGAGAAAACTAATGTTTGATCTCAACTTATTAATGAAGCGTGGCAAAATTGCAGGCAAAGCCGCCATTCAAAACCTCATGTTCCACCATAATAATAATACCTGTCCTTCCTCTACCTCATCTTCCAAAGAGTACTACGAATTCAGCTGCAGTAACAGCCCTGCTTTTCACCTTCCCTTTAACCTTAACAAACGCAGTAAGCACAATCATCACCATGAAACTGACGGCGACGTTTTAATGGTTAATGCTGCGGTTTTGAAGGCGTTGGAGATGATTCAGAGTGAAACGGCGTCGCCTGGATTCGGGAGAACTCCTACGGTGAGGCAATTAAGGGTAACTGATTCGCCGTTTCCTCTTAGAGATGGTGAGGGTAACAGTCACGTGGATGAGAAAGCTGATGAATTCATTTCAAGATTCTACAGAGATTTGAGACGAGAAGCTTCTGCTTTTGCTTAA
- the LOC104107256 gene encoding uncharacterized protein: MAPHGEPITTSYVRTKNLSMPPRLSNDNLQRTMSDISFEWMSKESIIDSNLPPISEVENAKCECCGMSEEFTHEYIDKVRKKYSGKWICGLCSEAVKEEAEKNGGKNEEALSSHMSACSKFNKFGRAYPVLYQAKAMREMLKRNNRDGKGILRAKSISPRDKIIPKKGGIARSTSCIPAITKEMNDLN; the protein is encoded by the coding sequence ATGGCACCACATGGAGAGCCAATTACAACTTCCTACGTCCGAACAAAAAACCTTAGCATGCCCCCTCGACTCTCAAACGATAATTTACAAAGGACAATGTCCGATATCTCGTTCGAGTGGATGAGCAAAGAGTCTATCATTGATTCAAATCTACCCCCAATATCTGAAGTTGAAAATGCAAAATGCGAGTGCTGTGGAATGAGCGAAGAATTCACACACGAATACATCGATAAAGTTCGAAAAAAGTATTCGGGGAAGTGGATATGTGGGCTGTGTTCTGAAGCAGTGAAAGAAGAAGCAGAAAAGAATGGAGGAAAGAATGAAGAAGCATTGAGTAGTCACATGAGTGCTTGTAGCAAGTTTAATAAATTTGGTAGGGCTTATCCTGTTCTTTATCAAGCTAAGGCTATGAGGGAAATGTTGAAGAGGAATAACAGGGATGGAAAGGGAATTCTCAGAGCCAAATCTATTAGTCCAAGGGACAAAATTATCCCAAAGAAAGGTGGGATTGCAAGAAGTACTAGCTGCATTCCTGCCATTACCAAAGAGATGAATGACCTTAATTAA